The following DNA comes from Candidatus Omnitrophota bacterium.
TTAGCGGCGGATTTTTGGACGATAAGGAAATAATGAGAAATAAAAAAAATTTCCATGCGACGGGCACATTAAGGGGCAAGTTATTATGAGCAATTGCTCATAATAAACGGGGGGTTTATTTGAAGCCAAAAGGAAGGCCCAAAAAGGTCCGTAGGATCGAAGAAGCGCCCCCAATTATGGTATTTAGCCCAAGGGGCAAGCCCGGAAGGCCTGATGAGGTCAATATAGCCTATGAGGAGTGGGAAGCCATAAATTTGGCGGATCATAAGGGCCTAAGGCAAGGAAAAGCCGCTATGCATATGGGAATCTCACGCCAGAGTTTCGGGAGGATTTTAAGCAGGGCGCACAGGATAATAGGAGATGCGCTTATAAACGGCAAGATAATAAGAATAGCAGGCGGTTCATATAAGATCACGAAAAAAGGGTCAATATAATTGAGATAATAGGAGTTCGCTAAAGGGGCCTTATAAACGGGCCCCTTATATAGAAAAAGGCAACGTCCTATAATATATCTTATGTAAACTACGATATGGGAAGTAAAATTACGTAACTCATTGTATACAATACGTTTACGTACATTATGATGTAACCTGTGGATAACTGCTGAGGGGTTTTAGAGGCTCAATATCATGGATAACGTTTATAATAGTTGTATCTTATTATATTTTATACGCCCCTCTTGATTTTTTGGCGTATATGAGGTATAATATAGGTGGATGGCGCAACTTAACAATGTCCCGTTTTCGGGTCCAA
Coding sequences within:
- a CDS encoding DUF134 domain-containing protein; the encoded protein is MKPKGRPKKVRRIEEAPPIMVFSPRGKPGRPDEVNIAYEEWEAINLADHKGLRQGKAAMHMGISRQSFGRILSRAHRIIGDALINGKIIRIAGGSYKITKKGSI